tgtgagtgcgagtgcggatagttgtttgtctgtgtgtgccctgcgattggctggcaaccggttcagggtgtcccccgcctactgcccgatgactgctgggataggctccagcacgcccgcgacccatgtggggacaagcggtacagaaaatggatggatggatggatggatggatggatggatggatggatggatggatggatggatggatggatggatggatggatggatggatggatggatggatggatgggattCCTAcacattttctatttcttATCCAAGTGCCACCAATGTAGTGGGTTTCCTGTGATACACAGCGTCGATCCTTAAGGGTACCTTAGGGGAGTTGAACACATGAAAATGTATGTGGAGCAATCCCATTACACACTTAGGCCAATGTTACAAAGCAGTAGTTTGCTGTACACATACATGTCTGGAAGGTAATGGGCACCAATTTgagcattttaaaatatttatatatatatatatatatatatatatatatttagatGCAAGTTTCCCAAAAAAGCTTTAACGACCCACACAGAAAATTTACAAGTAAAGACGGATGCAGTGAAGGTCTGGCAAAGCGGCTCAAGGGGTGACACTCAgaattgttgttttctttgtgctcTAGACTTAATACAGTCATTGGCTGCATTTAACTTTATCCAGGTATGGggcaatataaaataatagtcttatttatttatttattgattgtcatttttctgCTTTAGATAACcacaattgtgtttgtgactCTCAGGTTCTTCCACATCAAAACACATCCACATACATTGGATTAAAATGTCTACTGAATGGTTCCATATTTTACAAACGGGTTCAATTCAGTCCTAAATGGGTGACTAATAGAAAAAGAGATGTATGATGTCCAAACTTTGGTTAGTGTCTATAACCTTGCAAATACGTAGTGCCAAATATCAAAGCGACATGACGAGATCCGGATATGCACATAATAAATGTTCCCGAAAGCAATAGGCAGTTACAAGCTGTCACAAGAGACACACGGTAAGTTGACAAAAGAATCAGTTATTACAGAACTGAACAGAAAAAGGCGTAGAGTTTATTCTCTTGACAAGTGACACTGGTTACTTGCTGATCTGTAACTGTGATGTTCTCCAGTTGTACTTGTTCTGATTGGTTCAAAATGTGgcagaaagaagaaacaatTGTCCAAACATCTGTCTTGCTaagagaatgtttttttctcgaTGCATTTCCGAGATTACTGTTTCGTTAGAAAGCTGTACTTGGAAGAGTCGAATGATCATCTCTGTCTGTTGTCAGCTCCAAATTGTGAACTAACGTCAAGTCGACCTTGGTGCATCTCTCCTCTGACTCTGCTGCTATTTCCTCGCCTCTCTCCTCCTTCCAGAGCCTCTCGTACTCCTGCTTTAGCTCCTGATAGGAGCGGGAGAAGGTGTGGAAGATGGAAGTGGCAGGGAAGGCCATGATGAGGATTCCACTCAGGATACTAGTCAATGCCACCATCTGACCAGGGATGCTGCGGGGGACCATGTCTCCATAACCAACAGTTGTCATAGAGATGATTGCCCACCAGTAAGTGGCCGGGATGCTGCTGAAGCTGTGCTGCGGGTGGGTGGCGGCGTACGGCGCCAGTTCGCTCTCTGCGAGGTGAACCAAAGGTGAGAAGAGAGTAACGGCCACGCAGACAAATAGCAGCAGTAGGCCAAACTCCCTCATGCTGCGCTGCATGGTCAGCCCCAGCGTTTGCAAGCCCAGGGAATGACGAGCTAGCCGCATAACGTACAGGATGCGCAGTGCGCGCAGCAAGCGCAGAATGAGACTCAGTTTGTCCAGGTAGCCCCTGCCAGCACCCATGACCACTTCCTCCTCGGACCCGTCTCTGACATCCACCACCAGCGACACGTAGTACGGCAGGATGGCGATGGCGTCGATGATGTTGAGGGGCCCACGAGCAAAGGCCAGCTTGCTCTGGGCGTTGATAAATCGCAGCACAAATTCAAACGTGAACCAGGCTACACAGATGGACTCCACCACAAACATGCTGTGACACTTCTGGGAACACTCGCCCTGCAAGACACAGTTTTGAAATCACACTCAAAACACCGTTTTGAAATCACACTCAAAACGGGGTTCCACCAAATGCATGAAGataaaagtgtaaaaatgtCACTGCAGTTGCGACGTTACATACGCACCCTGGTCTCTTCATCTCTGAGGTCTGGCATGGTGCTGATACACAGGCTGACCACGGTGACCAGCACCATCATGACAgagaggcaagcaaaaatctTTCCTGCCAATCCTGAGTGAGGGTTTTCCACCACTTCCCGCAGCATCCAGATCAGCTTGCAGTGGCCTCTCTCCACCTCTgctatgtttttcttcagcatCATCCTCTTCTGTCTCCATTCCTCTTCTTTGCGCTCTCGCTCGGCCACCTCCTCCACACGGGTGATCATGCGACGACGGCAGCACCGCTCCATGTGACCTGGGTCAACGCCCCAGTAGTCGAGCTCATCATGCAGCGATACGGCACACAATTCCCTGAGTAGACGCAATTTGCCTGCTGCGAGGAAGTTTAGGATGACCCTGAAAGCTGTGGGGTTGCGGTCAAAGAAGTATTCCTTGCATGTCTCATCATAATCATCGCAGAGGTGCGCAATCTCCTCAGGGGTGGTGCAGAAGCGCAGGCGTCCCAGGCGACTCTGGGGGAATTGCTCCAGTGTGCTCCAGGGGAAGGTATAGCGATTGCCTCCAACATTGACAAGGACTTGAAGGGTGTGATCGACCACATGCGAGGCCTTTGGCTCACGTAGAAGCTGGGCCCGCTGGAAGTACACCCCCTTGATCGTCTCTGTTTCAGGGATCTCTGTGAAGAATCGGTCAAGGCTACTGTCGTCACTGCTAATTGAGTAGGTGCTAAAGTCGTGGTTGGCATTGCTGATAATAGGCATTCTGTCTTCACTGTATGAGGAAGGACTGTAGGAGTGGCTGAGTGGATACTTTGGTGAACAACCACAAAGAAACCAAAAGctgaaatgataaaataaaaaaacacacaatttatAGTGCAAGTTCTTGGTCGTTTTTACCTTTGTGCCTTTTATTGACTTGTGATTAGTCTAGgcacatttcaaaacttttttttttttttaatgtacatATTTCGAGTTTAACAAACACACTCTGGCCTGCAAAAACTAATACTGAAACATGCATGGTGACACAATACCATACCCATGCACACCTACTGCTCATGaccattgttattttttcaataCTTGCTGCTCATAATTTGAGCTATGGGAGCAATGTGTCTCCACTAGTCACAGTAAATGTACACTGAAATGCAAATTTTCATTGCCATACGAGGAGAAAACACATTCATGttatacaaatacaaaataaaaatgatgttgTGTGTGTCGGTAGATAAAGGAGTAAATTATATTTACTCACCGTATGTGGTCTGTTGGAGCTCAGTTACATTTCTGTTTAGTGTCCAGCACATTTCCCAAGCTGTTGCGCAAACAAACACGCATCTCGCCCACGAAGAccgattttttggggggcgtaTTTGTGTCCATTTAGCTTACAGTTTGTTAGAAATCCTACCGCTATATTGATAATCCCCGAATGTTTCTAAATGGTCTCTGAAGTTTCCATGGTAGACGCTACAAAAACTGCACTACG
The window above is part of the Syngnathus acus chromosome 3, fSynAcu1.2, whole genome shotgun sequence genome. Proteins encoded here:
- the LOC119120344 gene encoding potassium voltage-gated channel subfamily G member 4-like; the encoded protein is MPIISNANHDFSTYSISSDDSSLDRFFTEIPETETIKGVYFQRAQLLREPKASHVVDHTLQVLVNVGGNRYTFPWSTLEQFPQSRLGRLRFCTTPEEIAHLCDDYDETCKEYFFDRNPTAFRVILNFLAAGKLRLLRELCAVSLHDELDYWGVDPGHMERCCRRRMITRVEEVAERERKEEEWRQKRMMLKKNIAEVERGHCKLIWMLREVVENPHSGLAGKIFACLSVMMVLVTVVSLCISTMPDLRDEETRGECSQKCHSMFVVESICVAWFTFEFVLRFINAQSKLAFARGPLNIIDAIAILPYYVSLVVDVRDGSEEEVVMGAGRGYLDKLSLILRLLRALRILYVMRLARHSLGLQTLGLTMQRSMREFGLLLLFVCVAVTLFSPLVHLAESELAPYAATHPQHSFSSIPATYWWAIISMTTVGYGDMVPRSIPGQMVALTSILSGILIMAFPATSIFHTFSRSYQELKQEYERLWKEERGEEIAAESEERCTKVDLTLVHNLELTTDRDDHSTLPSTAF